A stretch of DNA from Flavobacteriales bacterium:
GAATAAAATAAATTCCGGCATTCAATTCGGAAACATTGATTTCGGGTTTTACATTTCCAATCAGATCATTCAACTGCATTTGGTGAATGGGTTTTCCGGTGACGTCAGTTACCACCAATCGAAATGAATTTTCAATGGGCGATTTGATGCTGATGGTAAACCATCCTTCATTGGGGTTAGGAACAATTTCACCGATTTCTATACTTACAGGATTATTTTCTACGGCAATGGCAGGGAAATCGGTTCTGGTTCCATCGAAATCAACCTGACTTAACCGATAATAAGTAAATGGTGAAAAAGGATTAGGATCTGTTACCGAATAATTTCGCGGCGTTAAACTGTTTCCTGCGCCGGGCACAGATTGTAAATGAGAAAAGGTAATTCCATCCGACGATTTTTCGATGTTGAAATGATGATTGTTTTCTTCGGTCATGGTCGTCCACTCAACAATATTTTTTTCTCCATTGGAAAAACCGTTAAAGCTGATTAATTCAATCGGTAATGGAGTAGAGCAATCTAACGTTGCACCACCGGCCAGCATCCAGCTTAAGGTAAATGGTGAAGTGGAAGAACTAAAGTTATCGATCAATAAAACAAACACATCACCCGCAGTGGCTGTAACTCCTTCGATCCATTTATCTCCTAAAGAACTTTCGCTGTTATCACCGGCTCCGGTATAAGCACCTGTATTCCCTCCTCCGGCAGCGTACGAACAACGAGCGGGAGTGGTGGTGGGTGGACAAACCGCACTGCTTGCAGGTCCCCATAAAGCGAAGTCGTAATCGTCGGTTCCATTCGTTGGAGAAATCACAAATTCAAGTGTGCCTGAAGTCGCAGCGCGGAAAAAGTACCATGACGATTGATGTTCGATGGTTAAACAACCATCAATGGTATTGTTGTTCGGTAATTCTTGCGTTCCCGCACCGGAACTATTTCCGGAAATAGAAGTGTTTCCGCAAACCGTTGGTGCAGATGTACAATTATTAGAGGAAGAACCTAAAGACGGAGGTGTAAAGGGTGTAGTGCACGAAATGGTAGCTTCCCATCCGGCACGTGTTGTTGATCCATCTGAATCAAACAAGAATGTTAAACATCCCGTGCTGTTACTTGAAGTGGCAACAATGGTTCCGGGATTGGTGGTGCTATGGTATGTACCGAGTAAGGTAGAAGATGTGGATGGACCATCATACACATACAAAAAATCATACTCGGGCTCGAGATTAAACGATACAAATGAAACCTGAATGGCTTGTCCGGGTGTGGAAGGACAGTAAATGGTTCTGGTCAATTCATTATTCGAATAATTACCTCCCGATCCACCACTATCATAAAATGTTGCAGAACACGTGGTGATGGCTGGATTGGTAACGCAAATATTTCCCGAAGCTGTATTGGTTCCGTTCACCCGTGAAATGAGAATGTAATAGGTTACACCTACCGTTGTGCTAATTGTGACATTTTCTACTGTAGTTCCTGTTCCGGCATCCGAACAACCAAGTAACGTTAAACTACCGCATGAACCTGAATAAACAGCTATACCCACATCGCGATTAGTGGGTGTGGCAGTAATGGACGAAAGTGTAGACGTGGCGGTAAAAGAAAACCATCCGTCTCTACCTGCATTGTTGTTATAGCAACCAGGATTGGTCACATCCACTGTAAATGTATTACTAACCGAATAGGCAGTAGATACGCAGCTGGCTCCCGGAGTCAAACTAACTGCACCTGTACACAAATCACTTTGTGCATGAACATAAGTGAAAGTGCTTAGCGGGACGATGAGGGCAAGTAGTATTTTTTTCATCCTGCACATTTATTTGTAACGAAATGGTTTGT
This window harbors:
- a CDS encoding T9SS type A sorting domain-containing protein translates to MKKILLALIVPLSTFTYVHAQSDLCTGAVSLTPGASCVSTAYSVSNTFTVDVTNPGCYNNNAGRDGWFSFTATSTLSSITATPTNRDVGIAVYSGSCGSLTLLGCSDAGTGTTVENVTISTTVGVTYYILISRVNGTNTASGNICVTNPAITTCSATFYDSGGSGGNYSNNELTRTIYCPSTPGQAIQVSFVSFNLEPEYDFLYVYDGPSTSSTLLGTYHSTTNPGTIVATSSNSTGCLTFLFDSDGSTTRAGWEATISCTTPFTPPSLGSSSNNCTSAPTVCGNTSISGNSSGAGTQELPNNNTIDGCLTIEHQSSWYFFRAATSGTLEFVISPTNGTDDYDFALWGPASSAVCPPTTTPARCSYAAGGGNTGAYTGAGDNSESSLGDKWIEGVTATAGDVFVLLIDNFSSSTSPFTLSWMLAGGATLDCSTPLPIELISFNGFSNGEKNIVEWTTMTEENNHHFNIEKSSDGITFSHLQSVPGAGNSLTPRNYSVTDPNPFSPFTYYRLSQVDFDGTRTDFPAIAVENNPVSIEIGEIVPNPNEGWFTISIKSPIENSFRLVVTDVTGKPIHQMQLNDLIGNVKPEINVSELNAGIYFIQVYSQSGKYLGTRKLVKK